The following is a genomic window from Lycorma delicatula isolate Av1 chromosome 6, ASM4794821v1, whole genome shotgun sequence.
TAGTcgataacgattaaaaataaaagtattctttttattttatcgcaaatatcacattttaacagttaatgtatagaattcttaaaatattatctgataaaatctaaataaaattaagtattaaaccGGTTTTCTTTTTGTCAATAGTAACCGTAATGTCCATAATGAGGAAGATAGTGTCCGTAATAGTATGGAGATTTCCATTTATAAACGACCGGTTTATATACTGGAGCGTGTTCCTGATAACGGTTGGAATATGATATCGCACCGATGGGATAATGAGGATAATGATTCCATCCACCGTAGTTTCCATAAGTGTAGGTCGGATAACCTCCTCCGTAATAACCACCGTAACCGCTTGCGTAACTATGCGAGGCTTCAAGGTCACTTTTATCGTCTACTTCTACATCgtcaactatttctttttttactttctttacttctgCCAATGCAACTgccaatataaagaaataaattacctgcaaacatacaaaaaaaaagttagaaattttttaaaactagtagtaataatatataaattaatttaacattattgattttatttgattttcaattttttatgacctttatttactagaataaaagaatttgttataatgaaacaaacagatattttattCAGGATACTAAATAATTACAGATCTCGTCTATAATTAATCGAATTCACGAATAACAAAGGTCATTTGCTTGAATGAATCGAGGAAAACCGTAGACAAAAAACTCGTCAAACTCGTCACAACAGTATAACGATGTAATATTGTGGAGTATGAACTAGCTGACAGCGATATTGCTGAACTTTACCGGCATTTACATAGAGGTAAATGTTTTCTTAGATTTTTCAcaaaggtaaaattattatactttttcccctgtggtaaatttgaaaattattattcgtcATAGaaccactatttttttatttatttactgtatttttcatttacGCTTTATTTAATTTCGTTAACATATATACTTATGTTCCAGAGTACGCACAAATGTCtcggcatctctgcagagtattGCTGACATCAAGTCACTGTGccgttactctgtaacctggtatacataaataaaaaatctgatgtggataccgcatgacttccttgtacgcctattaaattacatatacacattttttgctgcacttcttttaaacttatttcatttgatagtgagatacgatcctccaattcttaatAAAGTGGACTTACACGATTGCTGAAACAAAAGAACGTGTTCTCAAATcgagatcagaagaattatatcaaaccaaagagagattaaatgagtgataaataaaacagttaaacgaaacgatgatcaactccgacttagggagaatattgtcctacaatatcagaggagtaatgaactaaaagatagaatatttagcaatttattaaagaacgcGCATGAAAGCCTcactgtatatgttgttcttgtgagggtctatttttcagtcgctctgtagttaactttaatgtagataaaattaaacagaaactctagaataattaaataaatcaaactggaaaatccaaaaataatacgattctaaatcataattttcaattaatattaaatatcagatgtttcaccaaatctattacatatacacgtatgtaataatgcctattaaattaaatatacaatttttaaaagtacataaaatttcatttcactaattttttcacatttttttacaattttatttttaaaacttttttaagcgcgggttaataattattaataaattaatatatttaaattaaaaaaagttaaaaaaaaaggagatgaagcatgattcgaacagatgtgccttcccttgtaagatccaaatatttcattaattaaaattttatttggctataactttggaaccgatgaaaataagtatcacttttgttatatcgttgaaaagctctcgatgagggattattactggcgttaagaaaaagtaaaaaatccaaatgtttttgaatttgggcttttttggacacttttggtctgtcgattgcaatgaaaaggggaggtgcacaactaggttacaacagtcctaaatacaaaatttcaacatcctacggttcatcgtttttgagttatgcgagatacgtacgtacgcacagacgtcacgccgaaactagttaaaatggatttagggatggtcaaaatggatatttccgttgaaatctgaaaacctaaatttttcgcgatcacaatatacttcctttacttcgtaccaggaagtaataaataaataaaattacgttacatttttaatcgtatatttatatttatgcttcttcatttttatgtttatcttttacGCATATgatatgaattcatattatatatacgtTTATGTTTACCGGCTTACAGAGTAAAAGCACAGTAAAACGATGTCAAAAATACACTGCAGTGTTGCCAAGGCTTCTGtgcgcagtctggcgtgtaaATGTGAAGTCTTGAACAAAATCATGCCGACCTCTCCTGAGACTTGtgtttaattgaaccccgaccgcaaacaacaccggtattcacagtctagcattaaaatatgtatcagctgattttcgaaatcgatatatatgcatacatacatatacagcTCTTTGTAGAATTTGAATGAAAACCCCTctctcaatttttactttttcgtctagatagcgctgtcgatctagaagggaaactattataatcggtccgatttgggtatatgcggttttcatcggatcttgacgttttgattactaggaacccaaaaaaccggatagaaattttccaaatgttaatattcgtatgtacgtgtgtgtgctcggtgtcggcctctaaatcaccttatatcttcagaactactgaatcgattttgaccaaacatggtcagattacttctgtatataggGCATTGACAccaatacattttcaatttaaacggTCAACGGGGTGAGGcggtagagcaaggtcatcctcagtatctcgagatttcgcctgatattaacgattataaaaaataatcgattaataaatcgatttattttattaaggtaatcattaacgattaaaaaataacaatatttgcaaaaaaatgatttttgtaaaatcgcactcccgccccaaaaaatgctgttgtagtcgtctgctatgttgtaacgtcacagataAGCGGTAGagtagataaatgaataatatttaaagtgtaaaaatgtaattcatccGGTTAGGTTTCGAACACGATCGATTGGTCGACTCGGTACCCGGTGCGTTGAACCttgcggctacaccggtctgccgtacaatcgaaatttgttgtatgtaagttgtgaaattgcattagtttagttagcgcCGACCGTCTCCCCTAGTACCGTAACACTCACGTGATATAAAttcggtatgcgcgcgcgctttagttaaaggattgaattaaataaacgaaaatatattaagagtatgtataatattttaatattataataaataaaaaaataaattttaaataaataatttaattattaataatttatataatactattatatttaaataaaattataaatatcttaaattaagttgtgcgtatatgtgtgtaagctgtgcatcagaaacaacccacagttgtaggactttcctggaacgtGGTTTTAGTtatgtgacgggaaagtcctacaaccgtgTTCACcgatttttgtattcaaatttacttatgattccgGTTAATTGgaatcgattgtaaattaaacgccgaatccattttgactagtttcagcgtgacatttgtatatatgtacgtacgtatgtatctcgcataactcaaaaacgattagccgtaggacggtgaaattttggatttagaactgttgtaacatctaattttcacctccccttttcattgcgatcgacagaaccaaaagtgtcaaaaaaaaagcCATAAATCCAACGTttggtttttaactttttcttaaccgcattaataagccctcatcgagagattttcatcgatatatcgtaagtcgtacttatttttattggttccagagtaatagccgagtaaaattttaattcatgaaatacttTGATCTAACAAGGGAAGTTCGAATCGCACTTCGTCTtctctttttttaacgtttttatttaaatttatatatatcgatttattaataattatttatctgtgatagtaaaaaaaaaatattacaataaataataattcaacaaaaaaaaagtaataaaaaatattacaataaataataattcaacaaaaaaaaagtaataaaaaatatataggcgTACAAAGAACTCGTGTGATGTCCAGatcagaattttttcctttttttatatcctttatcCTGAAATCGCAAGGGAATGTAATTAATcaacgaaaaattattattattgatgaaaatatatagataaataagaaataatatcagaatcgaataataaataaaatgttttaaggataattcgtataaaattattttagtacagAATACATGATGgtagaaaatttagattttaccACCGGTTTTAGGGTATCAGGTTACTTactcaaatcttttattttgtttctcaaaaatatttaaggataaaataacagataaaattacttaaaatttaatttagtattattacaatttattcgATGTCGGCGTCTTCATATGAAAGTGCGATTCGTGCCATTActtaagatagaaaaaaaattctcaaaggTTGTCGACATTATGCTTAGTTCGGAGTATACTTTTATTGTATGGATAATTGGAATTAActgaatgcaatttaaaaattaaaaacgaaaccGATATTATTTTAGTAGACTATATAAAGAAGGGTGGTTTAAGACGAAACATTATAGTGCTAAGAATAGTCTGgaaattcattttgtaatttatacatttctttgGCGTCAAAAACTGGTTATCTAACCTCTACACCGGTATgaattaagaagaagaaaaagcaagaattttattttgaaaggagttaactttcttttttccGAAAACTTGAATCGTTATAAAATATTGTGCtggttttactgaaaaaaaaaaaaaaaattaaaattgtaggctactcagtaatttgttttctaatttgcataatatttttttgacggagcgttaaaatatattactacgaGTATATGATACGGTCTAATTTTTATCACGATATTactagaaatagatttttaataaattagaatttaatcgACAAATTATAGGTTTGTAGTAAATGCACACgagctaaaaatttatttattaatataatacaataaataatgcgATCTTTGTAGATCGAATATAATACGTACAGCCTAGTAAGTCCTCAAGAACGCTGGACAAATTCTTATTGCGTAAGAAAACTGATGTGCGTGAAAGTTCACCGTGTTGTTTGTTAGCTATTGTAAATGTCATACGGGCTACCTACTTAATAATTTGGCATCGATATTATTACTCTACACAGTCATAGTCAATCACCCTTTATTATTATAACCTATatctaatctttattattaatgcaacattatttattacagatataaattaattcgataagtaacaaagtaatttaatgtatttctatccggtttcctttctttattattttttaaaatgattctttaaataaatttagtttaattacgTCACGGTTGTTATGTTTGATGTCAATAATGAATTGCAGTTGCCGTcgtgatatatttaaaatcaatttcagtGTATTTACCCTAATATTTAAGCCTGTTTCCTACACGTATCGTAATTTTGggttaaaaatattctgaaataggttttcattctattttgataaaaattattctttattttctttaatcgtcATAAAGTATGAATGAAATTTACGGCGTGTATTAAACAgatgataaaaactaaaaaaaaacatgttcgaTCGATAATTTATTCGTTTCGGCCGCTCGTAGTCGGTAGTTCTATTTTGACATTTTGTAGCGGTATAAAGAAATCGAAAAatacctaatttaaatttaatttatcaaattatttattagtcaaAAACATTACGGTttgataactaataattttaaaggtttatctagaaatagaaaataatactttattcacTAGCGGTACGCCGGATAAAAGTTTtccgtttatttttataaaaaaacaaatcgcAGTAGATTTTAAATTTGGCCAATAGATCGGTTCGTTTTCTTAGACATCAGAGGTACGAGATGGATAAAAACTTTGTCGTTTGCTATTTTCTTAGCAAACATTAATCgcagtttagttttaaaaaacttcaacggtgtaatatttaatgaaaaacaacacCGATGTACCTTACTCGTGTATCGATAATACTTTTGAATTAAGTGTTATCGTATAAGTACtcgtgtattaatttttaattttttaggaatgtgaaagaatttattaatattttagagaaaaaaataattaccgtcCGTCGCCATAAAATTTACGAACGAGTTATGTGTAATTCTGCAAGGGAAATGCTTGCCGGTTTTCTCTGTCagtctttttaatatattgtggAATAAGCCGACACAAGTCTCCAAAGTACTTCAGACGTTAGGATAATTGAACGCTAaataattttgtggaaaaaattgACTCGCTCGGCCCGGTTCTGTGTCTCTAATAACTTCCAGAACGTTTTCATAACCGGATTGAACTTAACGAAAGATAGGTCCTAACGATATCAAAGCGCTTAGGCCTCGCATTCAAGAACGATAGTGTTTATCGATGTCTGGACACCGACAACAAATTCTACGTAGAACGTCATCCGGCAGTAGCCCTCAGTACATACGTCGCTTAGAAATTGTTCCCGtccgataataaataaataagacctTCTTCAAGAAGATCTTGATTAACTGGTACAAAAGATTCATTCGTGATTTCTGGTTGAAAATATCTCGCGGATTTTCTTAGCGTTTGTACAACGCCTGGTGGTATTCAATGCGGTATAAATTCGCATGGATACATACGGATTATCTAAACTTTTCTACAGGGTAACAACATTAGGTCTATACGGTCCTAACATATAATAATCGGTTCTTTCTTGATGCGAGGACGggaggaaaataatataaaacattacgtaattttttcactcttgaaaattgtttcaatgcattttattaaatctcttttttattttactttcacagTAGGCTATTCTTTCGGCATACACTCTtgcttattgttaatttttttgaagaaaatcggtaaaaaactgaaatagtaTGGGGAAATTCTggggaaaaattacaataaaatttgtcaaattcTAAAGTAAAGATCGGTAATTTAAAGATTTGTCGAACCGGTTATATGTTTTAACGCTAACAACTCCTGTGACTGGCCACCATTCTGTTGATGATTTCTAATTAATTCGATCATTCTAACCAGGCGATCCGAAGATGTAATAAGTTAAAGATACCTCCGAGTCAAAAAATTGAGACTTCTGGGATATCAtgtcaaaagattttttaattttttattttaatatatcaaacaTCTTGCCCGAACAAAAACGATTGATATATAACTCACTATTTGAGAGTAAAGGTTTGTATATAATATAGCTACAGCTAAAATGTCTTCGGTTAAAAAGTCGTGAAGTGAAGTAAAGTCGTATAGTAATTGGGGATCGACAAACTACAATGTATTTCAAATGAATAATTCTATAATGAGTAAGAATAAAGAGACGTTAGAGATTTGCTATCTATACAAAGGTATAGTTTATTTGATGAATCTTCCTATAAAAATACGGTGACAacagaaaaccttttttatttaagcagaatAATGAAACGGAGAGCACACTAAACTTAAATAGAAACTAGTTTCTAATAATTACCAGaaatactacatttataatactaatataaaaatcagctgataaaGGCGACTTGTAGTTAGTTACTGTAAATCCGAAAGTTTCAAAATAAGTAGGATCAGTATTTAAAGATATaacgttttacaaaatatacgctttcttttgaaatacttttactttcatttaaaattgaacGATAATATTTaggtttcaataaataaataattatactaaatgaa
Proteins encoded in this region:
- the LOC142326467 gene encoding uncharacterized protein LOC142326467, which codes for MRSLVIYFFILAVALAEVKKVKKEIVDDVEVDDKSDLEASHSYASGYGGYYGGGYPTYTYGNYGGWNHYPHYPIGAISYSNRYQEHAPVYKPVVYKWKSPYYYGHYLPHYGHYGYY